Proteins encoded in a region of the Anopheles aquasalis chromosome 2, idAnoAquaMG_Q_19, whole genome shotgun sequence genome:
- the LOC126571339 gene encoding ras-like protein 1, whose translation MEYKLVVVGAGGVGKSALTIQLIQNHFVDEYDPTIEDSYRKQVVIDGETCLLDILDTAGQEEYSAMRDQYMRTGEGFLLVFAVNSAKSFEDIGTYREQIKRVKDAEEVPMVLVGNKCDLQAWAVDMNQARDVAKQYGVPFVETSAKTRMGVDDAFYTLVREIRKDKERGKKNRKHNKLGSSRRFKCELL comes from the exons ATGGAGTACAAACTAGTGGTAGTAGGCGCCGGAGGTGTGGGCAAGTCCGCCTTGACCATACAGCTTATTCAGAATCACTTTGTCGACGAGTACGACCCGACGATCGAGGATTCCTACCGGAAGCAAGTAGTTATAG ATGGAGAAACGTGTTTACTCGACATTCTGGACACGGCCGGCCAGGAGGAGTATTCGGCGATGCGCGATCAGTATATGCGAACGGGCGAAGGATTTCTTTTAGTATTCGCTGTTAATAGTGCCAAAAGTTTCGAAGACATAG GAACGTACCGAGAACAGATCAAACGCGTCAAGGATGCCGAAGAGGTACCGATGGTGCTCGTTGGCAACAAGTGCGACCTGCAGGCATGGGCGGTGGATATGAATCAGGCCCGAGAC GTGGCCAAACAGTATGGCGTTCCCTTCGTAGAAACCTCCGCTAAAACCCGGATGGGCGTGGATGACGCCTTCTACACGCTAGTGCGTGAAATCCGCAAGGAcaaggagagagggaaaaagaatcgaaagcaCAATAAGCTGGGCTCGAGCAGGAGGTTCAAGTGCGAGCTCCTGTAG
- the LOC126571334 gene encoding 39S ribosomal protein L47, mitochondrial, whose protein sequence is MNIFKQILPFSQHLARCVTGSSSQRISSTLHRFTGAATRTIGTTAVRHDLSEFFDDKKNWGEQEIKHGRGWTKDDMRIKSNADLHKLWFVLLKERNMLLTMEHECKEKMELFPSPERLDKVKESMENLEAVIRERNRAYFELETGETGERPGRVVTNQLGTRFYYRAFEHVIPRFANSRWNERHRFSGGGYAVWKFQRLYRERLYNEKRKLRNRERNEVVHLLRRFPNIDRETLAQRFPSVDVEKLYKLDKIRSNQSIKDT, encoded by the exons AtgaacattttcaaacaaatcctGCCGTTCTCACAACACCTTGCGCGGTGTGTTACGGGTTCCAGCTCACAGCGCATCTCCTCCACCCTGCACAG ATTCACTGGTGCGGCGACGCGTACGATAGGAACCACCGCCGTACGGCATGATTTGTCCGAGTTTTTTGACGACAAGAAAAACTGGGGCGAGCAGGAAATTAAACACGGGCGCGGCTGGACGAAGGATGACATGCGAATCAAATCCAATGCCGACCTGCACAAGTTGTGGTTCGTGCTGCTCAAAGAGCGCAACATGCTGCTTACCATGGAGCATGAGTGCAAGGAAAAGATGGAACTATTCCCCAGTCCTGAACGTCTGGATAAG GTGAAAGAATCGATGGAGAATCTGGAAGCCGTTATCCGGGAGCGCAACCGAGCGTACTTTGAGCTGGAAACGGGTGAAACCGGTGAACGACCGGGACGGGTGGTGACGAATCAGCTCGGTACTCGGTTTTACTATCGTGCCTTCGAGCACGTCATCCCGCGGTTTGCCAATAGCAGGTGGAACGAGCGGCATCGCTTTTCGGGTGGCGGCTATGCCGTCTGGAAGTTCCAGCGATTGTACCGTGAGCGGCTGTACAACGAGAAGCGCAAGCTACGCAATCGTGAACGCAACGAGGTGGTCCATTTACTCCGACGGTTCCCCAACATCGACCGTGAAACGCTTGCGCAGCGGTTCCCAAGCGTGGACGTGGAGAAACTGTACAAATTGGATAAAATCCGTAGCAACCAGTCCATTAAAGATACGTGA
- the LOC126571337 gene encoding protein THEM6, which produces MFSCVLLVGLLILYAVWDVNYFLRCVVTLGYGMLFQRKRKVTEETSIYSMCTTQDVDIFIRHMNNARYLRELDFARFHFYGLTGIYGKIKAKRGGAVQGASSVRYRRTIPIFNAYKITTRLVWWDEKAIYLEQQFVTLSDGFVRAVALSKQCITNVDVIELMKEFPGAEQRPEKPAELQLWLDSIEMSSQKLRKDK; this is translated from the coding sequence ATGTTTTCctgtgtgctgttggtgggtTTGCTGATCCTGTACGCGGTATGGGACGTGAACTACTTTCTGCGATGTGTCGTTACGCTCGGATATGGCATGCTGTTCCAGCGTAAGCGTAAGGTAACCGAGGAAACTTCGATCTACAGCATGTGCACGACACAGGACGTGGATATCTTCATACGACACATGAACAACGCACGCTATCTTCGCGAGCTGGATTTCGCTCGGTTCCACTTTTACGGACTAACCGGCATCTACGGCAAAATCAAAGCGAAACGGGGCGGTGCAGTACAGGGAGCCTCCAGTGTGCGTTACCGGCGCACGATCCCCATTTTTAACGCTTACAAAATCACGACCCGGCTGGTGTGGTGGGACGAAAAGGCCATCTACCTGGAGCAGCAGTTCGTCACGCTGAGCGACGGGTTTGTGCGGGCCGTTGCGTTGTCCAAGCAGTGCATCACCAACGTGGACGTGATCGAGCTGATGAAGGAGTTCCCCGGTGCCGAGCAGCGTCCCGAGAAGCCGGCAGAGCTTCAACTTTGGCTGGATTCGATCGAGATGTCCAGCCAGAAGCTGCGCAAGGATAAATAG
- the LOC126571325 gene encoding nucleotide exchange factor Sil1 yields MPKMKPIYVLHCFFAVMVIASATAPNDSLEKSKFVATNEWQEIAEGQGIPPGLHVRINLSTGKKEAKLLDAESASETTATDAQGGTESAISLVPGQEVEDHGSPQPAAGGSLGGMNLEAIKEALRDIPATDYKPEDATVSGRYKSYSQIKQELKDANVELQTDSEIMGTLLDRFAKSVSNEQPELDALFEDLQYLAHQIDNALEFIDRGGVEQIIWPSLNRTGEQQQRVRVQALTLLGTLAQNNPKAKVSLFERDASAKLLAALGRATASEEISAAFYAFGSLVRKFPFAQTRLLTPHGYSLLYDVWTKPVVELKVKVKALQLVADVVVDYLSVTTDRPAGNSPPEQQPVDAVTVEQYRSTRLTEGLEKTEFCKHAGQFFQAHRAALVADEHLTDETVRALRSCRTLCQPLWSECALFRHTLLVLRNNLDNRLSDDPDLVEYRTEIQLNIDDFLRELYGNNGKPKDEL; encoded by the coding sequence ATGCCAAAAATGAAGCCCATTTATGTACTTCATTGCTTCTTCGCGGTGATGGTTATCGCGAGCGCAACGGCACCGAACGACAGTTTAGAGAAATCCAAATTCGTCGCCACCAACGAGTGGCAGGAAATCGCAGAAGGACAAGGCATACCGCCAGGATTACACGTCAGGATCAATCTATCTACCGGCAAGAAGGAGGCTAAACTGTTGGACGCCGAAAGCGCCAGTGAAACCACGGCAACGGATGCTCAAGGAGGCACGGAATCGGCCATTTCGCTCGTTCCCGGCCAGGAGGTGGAAGACCACGGTAGCCCACAACCGGCAGCGGGCGGTTCGTTGGGTGGCATGAACCTAGAGGCCATCAAGGAGGCGCTCCGTGACATCCCAGCGACCGACTACAAACCGGAAGATGCTACCGTTAGCGGGCGCTACAAAAGCTACTCTCAGATCAAGCAAGAACTGAAGGACGCGAACGTGGAGCTGCAAACGGATTCGGAAATCATGGGCACACTTTTGGACCGTTTCGCGAAAAGCGTTTCAAACGAGCAGCCGGAACTGGATGCGCTGTTCGAGGATCTTCAATATCTGGCGCACCAGATCGACAATGCGCTCGAGTTTATCGATCGTGGCGGCGTGGAACAGATCATTTGGCCGAGCTTGAATCGTACgggagagcaacagcagcgggtCCGGGTGCAGGCGCTAACCCTTCTCGGTACGCTGGCGCAGAACAATCCCAAAGCAAAGGTGTCCCTGTTCGAACGGGACGCCAGTGCTAAACTGTTGGCCGCGTTAGGGCGTGCTACCGCTTCGGAAGAGATATCGGCCGCGTTTTACGCGTTCGGTAGCTTGGTGCGCAAGTTTCCGTTTGCCCAAACACGCCTACTGACACCGCACGGATACAGCCTACTGTACGACGTCTGGACGAAACCGGTGGTCGAGCTGAAGGTTAAGGTGAAAGCGTTGCAGCTGGTTGCGGACGTTGTGGTAGATTATCTAAGCGTAACGACCGACAGACCTGCTGGCAACTCTCCTCCGGAGCAGCAACCGGTCGACGCCGTAACGGTCGAACAGTACCGTTCCACACGGCTAACCGAGGGTTTGGAGAAAACGGAGTTCTGTAAGCATGCCGGTCAGTTCTTCCAAGCGCATCGTGCTGCCCTAGTGGCCGATGAGCATCTGACCGACGAAACGGTACGTGCATTACGATCATGCCGGACCCTTTGCCAGCCACTGTGGTCTGAGTGTGCCCTCTTTCGCCAtacgctgctggtgctgcgtaaTAATCTCGACAATCGGTTATCGGACGATCCGGATCTGGTGGAGTATCGGACCGAAATTCAGCTCAACATCGATGACTTTCTCCGGGAGCTGTACGGCAACAACGGCAAACCCAAGGATGAACTGTGA
- the LOC126571338 gene encoding protein THEM6-like produces MWCFMALVALLYAVCDVNYFIRIVFTILHAVLIPYKIKVTDKHTIYGFCTTQDVDFLLNHMNNARYLRELDFCRFYWYARTRFWPLSNAKNLLQGECMVRYRRMLPVFRPYKVETQMVWWDDKSIYFEHRFITLHDGFIRTIAYSRQRAIGTALLDYVRQFPECHHRPEQPPVLKGWIAANEASSEMLRK; encoded by the exons ATGTGGTGCTTTATGGCTCTGGTCGCTCTGCTGTACGCGGTGTGCGACGTGAATTACTTCATTCGCATCGTCTTTACCATCCTGCACGCGGTGCTGATACCGTACAAGATCAAGGTCACCGATAAGCACACAATCTACG GCTTCTGTACGACGCAGGATGTGGACTTCCTGTTGAATCACATGAACAACGCACGCTATCTGCGTGAGCTCGATTTCTGCCGGTTCTACTGGTACGCCCGGACCCGGTTTTGGCCACTGTCGAACGCGAAAAATTTATTGCAGGGCGAGTGTATGGTGCGGTACCGGCGCATGCTGCCCGTCTTCCGACCGTACAAGGTGGAAACGCAGATGGTCTGGTGGGACGATAAGTCGATCTACTTCGAGCACCGCTTCATCACGTTGCACGATGGTTTCATTCGAACGATCGCCTATTCCCGCCAGCGAGCCATCGGAACCGCGCTGCTGGATTACGTCCGCCAGTTCCCCGAGTGTCACCATCGGCCCGAGCAGCCTCCGGTGCTGAAGGGTTGGATCGCGGCCAACGAAGCGAGCAGCGAAATGCTACGCAAGTAA